TGGGGATCCCCTGGACATCGATTTCGCCTCCGGGACCGTCACGTTCCGGGGCGAATCCTTCCGCTTCCCGCCGCTCGGGAGCGTGCCGCAGTCGCTCGTGGCGGCGGGAGGGGTGGAGAATCTCGTCAAGCGCAAGCTCGGATTGACCTAGCACGACAAGCACGGAGACGATCATGACGACACGCACGGTGGTCACGATGCCGGGGGACGGGATCGGCAAAGTGGTGCTCCCCGAGTCGATCCGAGTGCTGCGAGCGGTGGGATTCGACGCGGAGTACGTCCACGCGGACATCGGCTGGGACTGCTGGTGCAGCGAGGGGAACGCGCTTCCGGACCGGACGATCGACCTCCTGCAGCGGCACAGGCTGGGTCTTTTCGGCGCGATCACGTCGAAGCCGAAGAAGGCGGCGGAGGCCGAGCTGAAGCCAGAGCTCAGGGGGAAGGGGTTCTCCTACTTCAGCCCGATCGTCACGATGAGGCAGAGGTTCGGCCTCGACGTCTGCCTGAGGCCGTGCCGCTCCTTCCCGGGGAATCCGCTGAACTTCGTCCGGAAGACGGCCGCCGGAGGGTTCGAGGAGCCGGTGGTCGACGCGGTGATCTTCCGGCAGAACACCGAGGGGATGTACGCCGGTATCGAGTGGACGAACCCGCCGGACGCGGTCCGGCAGGCCCTGGCGTCCCACTCGAAGTTCAAGCCGTTCGCCGCGGTGCCCGGCCCGGAGCTTTCGGTGTCCGTGCGCGTGATCACCCGCGCCGCATGCCTCAGGATCGCGCGCGCCGCCTTCGGGTACGCAAGGAAACACGGCTACCGGAGCGTGACCGTGTGCGAAAAGCCGAACGTCCTCCGCGAGACCTCCGGGATGATGGAGGAGGCAGCGAAGGAGGTGCAGCGGGAGTTCCCCGAAATCCCGCTAGGATCCACCAACATCGACGCGCAGATGATGTGGCTCACCAAGAACCCGGAGGATTACGGCGTCATCATCGCGACGAACCTGTTCGGCGACATCGCATCGGACGCGTTCGCCGGGCTCGTCGGCGGCCTCGGCTTCGCCTGCTCTGGCAACATCGGCGAGGACGTGGCGGTGTTCGAGCCGACCCACGGGTCGGCGCCCAAGTACGAGAAGCTCGATCCACCGATCGTGAACCCCATTGCCATGATCCTCTCGGCCGCGATGCTGCTGGACCACGTCGCGGAGCCGGCCATGGCGGCGAGGGTGCGCGACGCCGTGGCCGCGGTGGTCCGGGAGGGGAAGGTCCGGTCGTACGACATGCTGCGGCTTCCCGGCGGCCCCGCCGTGTTCGAGCATGGCGCCGCCACGACGACCCGGATGACCGACGCGATCCTCGCAAAGCTCTAGCGGAAGGGCGGCGCGCTCCGGCGTGCGCCGGCGTGGGTCCCAAACGAGAAGGAGGCCGGCGATGGCATCGGTCGTGGCACGCGGTGAGGCCGGGCGCAAGGGGGACGACGTTCGGTCCGACCTCAACGTCGTCGTGGAGGCCCGTGACGGCGGGGGCCTCGAGATCGAACTCGCGTCGCGCGTTTCCGCGTACTACGGCGACTCGATCCGGGCCCAGGTGGAGGCGACGCTCCGCGCGCTCGGTGCCGAGCACGCCCGCGTCGCGGTGGACGACCAGGGGGCGCTCCCGTTCGTCATCGAGGCCCGGCTCGAGGCCGCCGCGCGGCGGGCGGGCCTCGGCGAGGGGCGGGACGCCCGGACGGACGCGGCCGCACCCTCCCCTCTCCCGTCGGCGCGGGACCGGCTGCGCCGCTCCCGGCTCTACCTGCCCGGGAACGAGCCGAGGTTCATGGTCAACGCCGGCCTGCATCAGCCCGACGGGATCATCCTCGACCTCGAGGACTCCGTGCACCCGAGCGAGAAGGACGCGGCTCGCCTCTTGGTCCGCAACGCCCTTCGTGCCGTGGACTTCGGCGGCGCCGAGCGCATGGTCCGGATCAACCAGCTCCCGCTCGGGCTCCTGGACCTCGCCGCCGTGGTCCCCGAGCGCCCGGAGCTGATCCTGATCCCGAAGACCGAGCGCGCGG
The sequence above is drawn from the Terriglobia bacterium genome and encodes:
- a CDS encoding citrate lyase ACP → MASVVARGEAGRKGDDVRSDLNVVVEARDGGGLEIELASRVSAYYGDSIRAQVEATLRALGAEHARVAVDDQGALPFVIEARLEAAARRAGLGEGRDARTDAAAPSPLPSARDRLRRSRLYLPGNEPRFMVNAGLHQPDGIILDLEDSVHPSEKDAARLLVRNALRAVDFGGAERMVRINQLPLGLLDLAAVVPERPELILIPKTERAEQVIEVHHAVAEILSRTGGARPLWLMPILESAEGIEHAYEIAKASDRVVALTVGLEDYTADLGVVKTREGDETLYARMRVVNAARAAGLQAIDSVYGDVLDLEGLKAWATRSRAMGFEGMGCVHPRQIGPIHDAFAPSRGEIE
- a CDS encoding isocitrate/isopropylmalate dehydrogenase family protein; translation: MTTRTVVTMPGDGIGKVVLPESIRVLRAVGFDAEYVHADIGWDCWCSEGNALPDRTIDLLQRHRLGLFGAITSKPKKAAEAELKPELRGKGFSYFSPIVTMRQRFGLDVCLRPCRSFPGNPLNFVRKTAAGGFEEPVVDAVIFRQNTEGMYAGIEWTNPPDAVRQALASHSKFKPFAAVPGPELSVSVRVITRAACLRIARAAFGYARKHGYRSVTVCEKPNVLRETSGMMEEAAKEVQREFPEIPLGSTNIDAQMMWLTKNPEDYGVIIATNLFGDIASDAFAGLVGGLGFACSGNIGEDVAVFEPTHGSAPKYEKLDPPIVNPIAMILSAAMLLDHVAEPAMAARVRDAVAAVVREGKVRSYDMLRLPGGPAVFEHGAATTTRMTDAILAKL